In Desulfobacterales bacterium, the genomic stretch GATGATGTTTATGAGTTTGGTGTCGGCGATGTATTGAATGTTTTTGTCTATGAGGAGCCCGATATTTCCCAGGCTGTTACGGTGCGCAGCGATGGCAGAATTTCTCTGCCATTGATAGGCGATTTAGTAGCAGCGGGGGAAACCCCGGAAGCGCTTGCAGAAAAGATTACCCGAAAACTCAAAAAATTTATCGAGGTGGCGGATGTAACGGTGATCCTTGCTGAAGCCAGAGAAGAGGTTTATTATATCGTAGGGCAGGTTGAAGAGCCGGGTCGATACAGCTTAGATCGCCAGGTTACAGTGCTTCAGGCCATCGCCAATGCAGGGGGGTTTCTTGAATGGGCCAAGAAGTCAAGAATTATGATCGTAGGCGCCCCCAATACATCTGAAAAATTGACTTATTTTAACTATGAGGATTTTTTGGATGGCAAAAATACAAAGCAGAATATTGAGATCAAACCGGGCGACACAATTGTTGTCCCGTAAAACCAATTCAAATAAAAGGCAAGAATGAGTGCCCAGCAATCACAGCTAGATATTTTAGGTAAGTACCTGAATCTGTTAATCAGAGGGCATAAGCTGATTATTGTTTGTCTTCTTTTGGCTGTTACCGCCGCTATTCCCTACTATATAAGTATTCCGGACATTTATCAGTCAAGCGCGTCAATTATCTACCAGGAACAGAATATCAATCCCACCCGGTCCGCACCCCGCCAGGAAATGCGGTTTGAAGAGATGGTCAATACGGTGACGCAGCAGGTGTTAAGCAGAAAAAATCTCGAGGATATTATTAAGCAATTCAGTTTGTATCCCAGTATGCAGAAGGAATTCCCCTTGGAAAACATCATGGAGCGACTGCGCGAAAACGATGTTGAAGTCAATGTGGACCGGGGAAGGGGAAATGTCTTCAGTGTTTCGTTTAAATACAATGATCCCCAGAAGGCCCAACAGGTAACCAATGCCCTGGCGTCAAAATTTATAGAAGAAAACCTGCGGATGCGCGAGGAGCAGGCTAGAGAAAGAGCCAGCTATATCCAGGATGAGCTCCGCATGTCCAAGGAAAAGCTTCATGAAAAAGAAGCCCAGATGCGGGATTATAAACTGAAACATTATAATGAGATGCCCCAGCAGCGGGAATCCAATATGAATCGACTCAATGCGCTGCAGGAGCAGCTTCAGGCGATTCAATCGAATATTCATAATCTTGAGCAAACCCGTCTGCTTATTTCCGAGCAGCTTGAACTCAGAAGGAATATGATGGCCGAGGGGACGGGCTCAGGGGCTTCAGGCGCCGATTCCGAAGGGCAGGGAGCCGCCGCTCAACTTGCAGAGGCGCGCAGCAGGCGGCAGGAATTGCTGGCTAGATATACGAGAGAGCATCCCAGCGTAAAACGCATTGAAAAACGGATCAGCAGCCTTGAATCAGAGATTGAGGGGCAATTTGGGGCTCAGGGCGAGAGTGATGAGAGCCCTGAGGTTGAGGCCGGGGATTCGCGAATACGGGAATTGACGCTTCAACTCAAAGAAATCGATCTGGATCTCGAGAACTTGAGAAAAGAGAGCAAAAATATTCGCGAGCAGATTGGAACTTATCAGGAATGGATAGATGCAGCCCCGGTGCGGGAGGCGGAATGGGCCGCTTTGACAAGGGATTATGATGAACTGAGAAGTTATCACGATGAACTCCTTTCGCAGAGCCTGGCCGCCGAGGCGGCCGAGGGTCTTGAAAAGCGGCAGCAGGGCAGCCGGTTTAAGATCGTCGATTCCGCATTTTTGCCCAATACGCCGGTTAAGGGCCCTTTTCCCAAAATTTTATTGGTCTCCATTGCGCTTGGGTTGGCAGTTGGCGGCGGAATATTGATGGGCACGGATTTTTTGAATCCTGCTTTCAAAGACCGGCAGGAAGTCGAGGCTTTTTTGCAGATTCCTGTGGCCGCTGTGCTTCCCTTGATTGTCACGGAATCGGAAAAAAGGCGTAACAGGATAAAAAATATTGTCTGGTATTGTTCTTTCGCCATTTGGCTTTTTGCCCTGATCGGGGCGGCAGTTTATTTTCAGAGCCAGGGGGCACTAATTATTTAAATTTTGAAATTGTTTGCCAGGAGCACAAGCATGGGCAAATTGACAAAGGCCTTTGAAAAATCTTTTCCCCGGAAAAATCAAGTCGAAAGCCCCGGCGGGCGCCACCTGTCTGTCCTTGATAAGATATCAGATCAGGCCTTCGCTAAAGTGGACCCGGTGCATATGGCCCATAGCCGGGCTACCTGGGATGAGCGGCTGCAGATTTCCACCGCCCCCGAATCCCAAATTTTTGAAAGCTTCCGCCGGCTTCGGGCCCGCCTGTTATACTCAGAGCATCAGCCCAGAACGATTCTGGTAACCAGTGTGATGCCCGGAGAAGGCAAGGGGTTTGTTTGTGCTAATTTGGGCGTTGCGCTTTCACAGGATATGGAGCATCAGGCCTTAATGCTGGACTGCGATTTTCGGCGCCCTACTCTTGCCTGGCTTTTCGGCATTTCCAATGAAACCGGGCTTGTCGATTACTTGCAGGAGGATATTGATTTATCCCTTCTTGTCAGAAAGACAGCTCAGCCCAAGCTTTCATTGATTCCCTGCGGAAAGCCGCCAAAGAATCCATCGGAGCTGTTGAGTTCCGGCAAGATGATCGGGCTTATTAGTGAGCTCTCTGAGCATTATCCGGATCGCATGGTGCTTTTTGACAGCCCCCCTAACATAGTCGCCTCTGAAACAAGTGTTCTGGCAAATCACGTGGATGGTTTGATCCTGGTCATCCGCCACGGGATAGCCAAAAAAGAACAGGTAAAAAAGTTTGTGGAAGCCGTAGGCCCGGACAAAATTGTCGGGCTTGTATATAACGCCTGTCCTGAGGATAAGTTCACCGCGTTTATTAATAAAAAAATGTATTACGGGTATAGCCGTTACAAATATTATTAGGGTTTTGGGGAAATGTTATGAAGTTGGTACCTATCGCCTTGAGGATTCTAAGGAGCTTTGGGTATTAGGTTTTGGGTATTAGGTGTTAGGTTAAAAAAATCAAAAACTTAGCGCCTTACTGTCTCGGATTTTTT encodes the following:
- a CDS encoding polysaccharide biosynthesis/export family protein, with amino-acid sequence MRLVFISIFLAAAIFLGNASVLEAQAQNSKPGDDVYEFGVGDVLNVFVYEEPDISQAVTVRSDGRISLPLIGDLVAAGETPEALAEKITRKLKKFIEVADVTVILAEAREEVYYIVGQVEEPGRYSLDRQVTVLQAIANAGGFLEWAKKSRIMIVGAPNTSEKLTYFNYEDFLDGKNTKQNIEIKPGDTIVVP
- a CDS encoding Wzz/FepE/Etk N-terminal domain-containing protein, with the protein product MSAQQSQLDILGKYLNLLIRGHKLIIVCLLLAVTAAIPYYISIPDIYQSSASIIYQEQNINPTRSAPRQEMRFEEMVNTVTQQVLSRKNLEDIIKQFSLYPSMQKEFPLENIMERLRENDVEVNVDRGRGNVFSVSFKYNDPQKAQQVTNALASKFIEENLRMREEQARERASYIQDELRMSKEKLHEKEAQMRDYKLKHYNEMPQQRESNMNRLNALQEQLQAIQSNIHNLEQTRLLISEQLELRRNMMAEGTGSGASGADSEGQGAAAQLAEARSRRQELLARYTREHPSVKRIEKRISSLESEIEGQFGAQGESDESPEVEAGDSRIRELTLQLKEIDLDLENLRKESKNIREQIGTYQEWIDAAPVREAEWAALTRDYDELRSYHDELLSQSLAAEAAEGLEKRQQGSRFKIVDSAFLPNTPVKGPFPKILLVSIALGLAVGGGILMGTDFLNPAFKDRQEVEAFLQIPVAAVLPLIVTESEKRRNRIKNIVWYCSFAIWLFALIGAAVYFQSQGALII
- a CDS encoding polysaccharide biosynthesis tyrosine autokinase; protein product: MGKLTKAFEKSFPRKNQVESPGGRHLSVLDKISDQAFAKVDPVHMAHSRATWDERLQISTAPESQIFESFRRLRARLLYSEHQPRTILVTSVMPGEGKGFVCANLGVALSQDMEHQALMLDCDFRRPTLAWLFGISNETGLVDYLQEDIDLSLLVRKTAQPKLSLIPCGKPPKNPSELLSSGKMIGLISELSEHYPDRMVLFDSPPNIVASETSVLANHVDGLILVIRHGIAKKEQVKKFVEAVGPDKIVGLVYNACPEDKFTAFINKKMYYGYSRYKYY